The following are encoded in a window of Candidatus Microthrix parvicella Bio17-1 genomic DNA:
- a CDS encoding class I fructose-bisphosphate aldolase: MVAISNLLGDDAQALLDYEATAIPKERLTLPGPDFIERSMMNSDRSPQVLRSLAGLYNHGRLGGSGYVSILPVDQGIEHSGAASFAPNIDYFDPLKIVDLAIEGGCNAVATTFGVLGMASRSHAHRIPFIAKLNHNELLTYPNTFDQIMFGSVQQAYDLGAAGVGATIYFGSEESRRQIQEVADAFEEAHQLGMFTVLWCYLRNNDFKVDGVDYHAAADLTGQANHIGVTIGADIIKQKLPENNGGFKAIPGLGKTHDLVYDELTTDHPIDLCRWQVANCYMGRIGLINSGGASSGATDLAEAVRTAVINKRAGGTGLISGRKAFQRPMAEGVELLNAIQDVYLDDSITVA, translated from the coding sequence TTGGTTGCTATTTCAAACCTGTTGGGCGATGACGCACAGGCACTGCTGGATTACGAGGCCACTGCCATCCCCAAGGAGCGTCTGACGCTGCCAGGACCCGACTTCATCGAGCGGTCCATGATGAACTCAGATCGGTCCCCGCAGGTGTTGCGGAGCCTGGCAGGTCTCTACAACCACGGACGCCTCGGTGGGTCGGGCTACGTGTCGATCCTGCCGGTTGATCAGGGCATCGAGCACTCAGGCGCAGCGAGCTTCGCCCCCAACATCGATTACTTCGATCCGTTGAAGATTGTGGACTTGGCGATCGAAGGCGGCTGTAACGCCGTGGCGACCACGTTTGGCGTTTTGGGCATGGCCAGCCGCAGCCATGCGCACCGGATTCCTTTCATCGCAAAGCTGAACCACAATGAGCTGCTGACCTACCCCAACACGTTTGATCAGATCATGTTCGGCTCGGTTCAACAGGCCTACGACCTGGGCGCCGCAGGTGTGGGAGCCACGATCTACTTCGGTTCGGAGGAGTCTCGCCGGCAGATCCAGGAGGTGGCCGACGCATTCGAAGAGGCACACCAGCTGGGCATGTTCACGGTGCTGTGGTGCTACCTGCGCAACAACGACTTCAAGGTGGACGGCGTCGACTATCACGCCGCTGCCGATCTGACGGGGCAGGCCAATCACATCGGTGTGACCATCGGTGCAGACATCATCAAGCAGAAGCTTCCCGAGAACAATGGTGGTTTCAAGGCCATCCCGGGCCTCGGAAAGACCCACGACCTTGTCTACGACGAGCTGACGACGGACCATCCGATCGACCTGTGCCGCTGGCAGGTGGCCAACTGCTACATGGGCCGTATCGGCCTGATCAACTCGGGCGGAGCGTCCTCCGGCGCAACCGACCTTGCGGAGGCCGTGCGCACTGCGGTGATCAACAAGCGAGCCGGTGGTACCGGGCTCATTTCGGGTCGCAAGGCGTTCCAACGCCCCATGGCCGAGGGCGTTGAACTGCTTAACGCCATCCAAGACGTATACCTCGACGACTCCATCACGGTGGCTTGA
- a CDS encoding tetratricopeptide repeat protein, giving the protein MSPRRADRLARRVGDAAVSFEADRFDEARSILGPIAKETPDVAEVRELLGLTYYRLGRWRDAVRELEAFFALTSSTEQHPVLADSYRALGRHARVEELWSELREDSPSAELVHEGRIVSAGSLADQDRLADAIRLLEKGWKTPRQPKDHHLRRGYALADLYERAGSVPRARQLFVWLNQVAPDFADVVVRLDSLE; this is encoded by the coding sequence GTGAGCCCAAGGCGTGCGGATCGTCTGGCGCGGCGGGTGGGCGACGCAGCGGTGTCCTTTGAGGCAGACCGGTTCGATGAGGCCCGCTCGATCCTTGGGCCGATCGCCAAAGAGACCCCAGACGTCGCCGAAGTGCGCGAGCTTCTGGGTCTCACCTATTACAGGCTTGGTCGATGGCGCGATGCGGTGCGGGAACTCGAGGCGTTCTTTGCGCTCACGTCGAGTACGGAGCAGCATCCGGTGCTGGCCGATTCCTACCGTGCGTTGGGTCGACACGCCCGCGTGGAAGAACTCTGGAGTGAGCTGCGGGAGGACTCGCCATCTGCAGAACTGGTGCACGAAGGTCGCATCGTGTCGGCCGGTTCGCTGGCAGATCAAGATCGGCTTGCTGATGCAATCCGTCTGTTGGAGAAGGGGTGGAAGACCCCCCGTCAGCCTAAGGACCACCATCTTCGGCGCGGCTATGCCCTGGCCGATCTCTATGAGCGAGCCGGCTCGGTGCCAAGGGCCCGACAGCTGTTCGTATGGCTGAATCAGGTGGCGCCGGACTTTGCCGACGTCGTTGTGCGACTGGACTCCTTGGAGTGA
- the tyrS gene encoding tyrosine--tRNA ligase — MATDAPDITPDEDGPGDAVGWSPETARGGEEASLLDDLAARGLISDSTDLDALAHRLAEGPITLYCGFDPTASSLHAGNLQQLMLLARFARAGHRPLVLVGGATGRIGDPSGRDNERPLLDEATLAANVAAIRDQVGRFVDVVSEGALVDNHDWTGPLTLLDFLRDVGKHVNIGAMLARDSVRSRIDRDAGMSFTEFSYQLLQAHDFVQLHRSHNCELQVAGSDQWGNITAGIDLARRMDGAALHGLTSPLIVRADGKKFGKSTGGAIWLAADETSPYAFYQYWMQIPDDDVESMLLRLTFLSVLDISAIITVHRKEPHRRQGQRALAHHLTAIVHGDDAARSAANASEVIFGGRPAGLDRPSLEMLANEVGFTGVGDEELQDGLDPAELFVRSGLARSKGEVRKNAHGFRVNGSPVDLDRSIGADDLLAGYAAMLSHGKRKHHLLVHADSVVG; from the coding sequence ATGGCCACTGACGCCCCTGACATCACCCCAGACGAGGATGGCCCTGGCGATGCTGTCGGTTGGAGCCCGGAAACCGCCCGGGGGGGCGAGGAGGCCTCGCTGCTGGACGACCTCGCCGCCCGCGGCCTGATCAGCGACAGCACGGACCTGGATGCTCTGGCTCATCGCCTGGCCGAGGGGCCGATCACCTTGTATTGCGGCTTTGACCCCACGGCGTCGTCCCTGCACGCCGGCAACCTGCAGCAGCTGATGCTGTTGGCCCGTTTTGCCCGTGCCGGTCATCGGCCGCTGGTGTTGGTGGGTGGTGCGACCGGACGCATCGGAGACCCGTCCGGACGCGACAACGAGCGACCGCTGCTCGATGAGGCGACGCTCGCGGCCAACGTGGCGGCCATCCGGGATCAGGTGGGTCGCTTTGTCGACGTGGTCTCCGAGGGGGCGTTGGTGGACAACCACGACTGGACCGGGCCGCTCACCCTGCTCGACTTCCTCCGCGACGTGGGCAAGCACGTCAATATCGGCGCCATGTTGGCGAGGGACTCGGTGCGGTCGCGCATCGACCGGGACGCCGGGATGTCGTTCACCGAGTTCTCCTACCAGTTGCTCCAGGCGCACGACTTTGTTCAGCTCCACCGGAGCCACAACTGCGAACTGCAGGTGGCGGGCTCGGATCAGTGGGGCAATATCACCGCCGGGATTGATCTGGCCCGCAGAATGGATGGCGCTGCACTGCATGGCCTCACGAGTCCACTGATCGTCCGAGCGGACGGCAAGAAATTCGGCAAGTCAACCGGCGGCGCCATCTGGTTGGCTGCTGACGAGACGAGTCCGTACGCGTTCTATCAATACTGGATGCAGATTCCCGACGACGACGTCGAATCGATGTTGCTGCGTCTCACGTTTCTCTCCGTTCTGGACATCTCGGCCATCATCACCGTCCACCGGAAGGAACCGCACCGACGACAGGGGCAACGGGCTCTGGCTCACCATCTCACCGCCATCGTGCATGGCGACGACGCGGCCAGGTCTGCTGCTAATGCCAGCGAAGTGATCTTTGGGGGCCGGCCGGCAGGTCTCGATCGTCCCAGCCTCGAGATGCTGGCCAACGAGGTCGGCTTCACCGGTGTCGGCGACGAAGAACTTCAGGACGGCCTTGACCCTGCCGAGCTCTTCGTACGTTCGGGACTGGCGCGATCCAAGGGCGAGGTGCGCAAGAACGCCCATGGATTCCGTGTGAACGGCTCTCCGGTTGACCTCGATCGTTCGATCGGTGCCGACGACCTCCTGGCCGGTTACGCCGCGATGTTGAGCCATGGCAAGCGAAAGCACCACTTGTTGGTGCACGCCGATTCCGTGGTCGGGTGA
- a CDS encoding transglycosylase domain-containing protein, translated as MTPRPLLIITALVVVAGALASCTTEKRALPIPLPDTAETSSIYDTNGTQITKLQAEQNRISVPLKQVPASMQNAIVSIEDRRFWEHNGVDPRAIARAVKENNESGQVSQGGSTITQQYVKNALLGDDETLSRKLEEAALSMEIERTYSKERILELYLNTVYFGNGASGIEAAANTYFGVSSNELNLTQAAMLAGIVQSPSLHDPYKHAKNAKQRRDTVLRAMLDEGYISPTTAKQAEAAALGVIPKGQRPGEAAYPAGHFVSEVREWFLDNPEFGTTRAERAELLYGGGLRIYTTIDLNTQAQAEAAVAGHLPNPGFEGDPNDSSHDPDAALVTVEPRTGFVRAMVGGKDYFGPTEYAKVNLAVGGGRPTGSSFKGITLATALQQGITADDRFPSPGQACFSGWCPSGGAGLGGSARLEDCAAFSSNTCFAYLASKVLGPQKIRTMAYDLGISQDKLKERDGSVNATITLGTYNTTVLEMASAYSTFANRGIRVDPVLVTRITKADGSVVFQNQHRQRKVLEPELAFEVSRILTGVITKGTGKNNANIGRPEAGKTGTVELKNGANSDAWFVGYTPDLATAVWVGYSQSTKAPDGRPLRPKDLGSVQGGKVPAQIWASFMTQALVFTPPTPFTKPIPQQPAPTIPEVRRFEPVEPPDIVQMPDIVGRGRDDALARLEELGLKVTSRELEEDPRNEPGEVVNQSPRPGRALTKGADVSIETAPGAQTVPSLLGLSDTEAKAKLKRAGLEVKQVPAAAPTGTVGPNGAPVGPGTVWSQTPGPGDAPPKNKRVEIRVVPQPGKASPTSAPKAPATTAPTGG; from the coding sequence GTGACGCCCCGCCCCCTGTTGATCATCACCGCCCTCGTCGTGGTGGCAGGCGCCCTCGCCTCATGCACCACCGAGAAGCGCGCCCTGCCCATTCCGCTTCCCGACACCGCCGAGACGTCATCGATCTACGACACCAACGGCACCCAGATCACCAAGCTGCAGGCGGAACAGAACCGCATCAGCGTGCCGCTCAAGCAGGTGCCGGCCAGCATGCAGAACGCCATCGTCTCCATCGAGGACCGCAGGTTCTGGGAACACAACGGCGTCGACCCCCGCGCGATCGCCCGTGCGGTGAAGGAGAACAACGAGTCCGGGCAGGTCAGCCAGGGCGGGTCGACCATCACCCAGCAGTACGTGAAGAACGCACTGTTGGGTGACGACGAAACCCTCAGTCGCAAACTGGAGGAGGCTGCGCTTTCGATGGAGATCGAGCGCACCTATTCCAAAGAACGCATCCTGGAGCTCTACCTCAACACCGTCTATTTCGGTAACGGGGCCAGCGGTATCGAGGCTGCCGCCAACACCTACTTCGGCGTGTCATCGAACGAACTCAACCTGACCCAGGCGGCGATGCTGGCCGGGATCGTGCAGTCGCCTTCGCTTCACGATCCCTACAAGCACGCCAAGAACGCAAAGCAGCGACGCGACACGGTGCTGCGGGCAATGCTGGACGAGGGCTACATCAGCCCGACCACCGCGAAGCAGGCCGAGGCAGCCGCACTGGGCGTGATCCCCAAGGGACAGCGTCCCGGGGAGGCGGCCTACCCGGCCGGGCACTTCGTGTCCGAGGTTCGCGAGTGGTTCCTCGACAATCCAGAGTTCGGTACCACCAGGGCCGAACGCGCGGAGTTGCTCTACGGCGGTGGCCTGCGCATTTACACGACGATCGACCTCAACACTCAGGCTCAGGCCGAGGCCGCCGTGGCCGGGCACCTCCCAAATCCAGGGTTCGAAGGAGATCCCAACGACAGCAGCCACGACCCCGATGCAGCGTTGGTCACCGTCGAACCTCGCACGGGTTTCGTTCGAGCCATGGTGGGAGGAAAGGACTATTTCGGTCCCACCGAGTACGCAAAGGTGAACCTGGCGGTGGGCGGAGGGCGGCCGACAGGATCGAGCTTCAAGGGCATTACCCTGGCGACGGCGCTTCAGCAGGGCATCACGGCTGACGACCGGTTTCCTTCCCCGGGGCAGGCGTGCTTCTCGGGATGGTGCCCATCGGGTGGCGCCGGCCTGGGCGGCTCAGCCCGCCTTGAAGACTGCGCAGCATTCTCGTCCAACACCTGTTTCGCCTATCTGGCTTCGAAGGTGCTGGGCCCCCAGAAGATTCGCACCATGGCCTACGACCTGGGCATCAGCCAAGACAAGCTGAAGGAGCGCGACGGCAGCGTCAACGCCACCATCACCCTGGGCACCTACAACACCACGGTGCTCGAGATGGCCTCGGCGTATTCCACCTTTGCCAACAGGGGCATACGCGTCGACCCCGTGCTGGTCACGCGCATCACCAAGGCCGACGGCTCGGTGGTGTTCCAGAACCAACACCGCCAACGCAAGGTGCTCGAACCCGAACTCGCATTTGAGGTGAGCCGCATCCTCACCGGGGTGATCACCAAGGGCACCGGTAAGAACAACGCCAATATCGGTCGCCCGGAGGCCGGCAAGACCGGCACGGTCGAGCTCAAGAACGGCGCCAACAGCGACGCCTGGTTTGTGGGTTACACCCCCGACCTGGCCACCGCGGTGTGGGTCGGCTACTCACAGTCGACCAAGGCTCCCGACGGCCGGCCGTTGCGACCGAAGGACCTCGGTTCGGTGCAGGGCGGCAAGGTCCCCGCCCAGATCTGGGCCAGCTTCATGACCCAGGCGCTGGTGTTCACGCCACCGACGCCGTTCACCAAGCCGATCCCCCAGCAACCGGCTCCAACCATCCCCGAAGTCCGCCGGTTCGAACCGGTGGAGCCACCCGACATCGTGCAGATGCCCGACATCGTTGGTCGTGGACGTGATGATGCGCTGGCTCGCCTTGAGGAGCTCGGGCTGAAGGTGACCTCCCGGGAGCTGGAGGAGGATCCCCGGAACGAACCCGGGGAGGTGGTCAATCAAAGCCCTCGCCCGGGGCGCGCGTTGACGAAGGGTGCCGACGTCTCCATTGAGACCGCCCCGGGCGCACAGACCGTGCCGTCATTGCTGGGGCTGAGCGATACCGAGGCGAAGGCCAAGCTGAAGCGGGCCGGCCTGGAGGTCAAACAGGTGCCGGCGGCGGCCCCCACGGGCACGGTTGGACCCAATGGAGCACCCGTGGGACCGGGAACCGTGTGGAGTCAGACCCCCGGTCCCGGCGACGCGCCACCCAAAAACAAACGGGTGGAGATTCGTGTGGTGCCTCAGCCCGGCAAGGCGAGCCCGACATCGGCGCCGAAGGCGCCCGCCACCACGGCGCCGACCGGGGGCTGA
- a CDS encoding DNA-3-methyladenine glycosylase — MARALLGWRLISDVGLEDGDASLDARIMETEAYGSAEIHGGPNDPASHAFRGPTSRNRSMFGPAGCLYVYRSYGIHWCANVVVEPEGSAAAVLLRAAELSTGNPTVRRLMGQRRPKARCDTDWANGPGKLCAALAITGEHDGLDLFDPASPLRLVPPEPGSQPRGGAPAANVTPRIGISKAVDLPWRFTAA; from the coding sequence GTGGCACGTGCGTTGCTCGGCTGGCGGCTGATCAGCGACGTGGGACTCGAAGATGGCGACGCTTCGCTGGATGCCCGGATCATGGAGACGGAGGCCTACGGCTCGGCCGAGATCCACGGTGGCCCCAACGACCCTGCCTCCCATGCGTTTCGCGGTCCGACCTCGCGTAACCGTTCCATGTTCGGCCCCGCCGGGTGCCTGTACGTCTACCGGTCCTATGGCATCCATTGGTGCGCCAACGTGGTGGTTGAGCCGGAGGGGTCCGCGGCGGCGGTGCTGCTGCGGGCCGCCGAGCTGTCAACTGGAAACCCGACGGTCCGGCGGCTGATGGGACAGCGTCGCCCCAAGGCCCGGTGTGACACCGACTGGGCAAACGGACCGGGCAAGCTCTGCGCTGCGCTCGCCATCACCGGGGAGCACGACGGCCTCGACCTGTTTGACCCGGCGTCACCGCTGCGATTGGTTCCACCTGAGCCTGGATCGCAACCGCGTGGGGGCGCACCGGCGGCGAATGTCACGCCGAGGATCGGCATCAGCAAGGCCGTCGACCTGCCCTGGCGCTTCACCGCAGCTTGA